One Avibacterium avium genomic window carries:
- the rho gene encoding transcription termination factor Rho — MHLTELKNMPVSELVKLGEEQMGLENLARLRKQDIVFAILKQHAKSGEDIFGGGVLEILPDGFGFLRSADSSYLAGPDDIYVSPSQIRRFNLQTGDKIEGKIRPPKEGERYFALLKVDQVNDDKPEVSRSKILFENLTPLHANSRLRMERGNGSTEDLTARILDLASPIGKGQRGLIVAPPKAGKTMLLQNIAQSITHNYPECVLIVLLIDERPEEVTEMQRSVKGEVIASTFDEPASRHVQVAEMVIEKAKRLVEHKKDVVILLDSITRLARAYNTVTPASGKILSGGVDANALHRPKRFFGAARNVEEGGSLTIIATALVDTGSKMDEVIFEEFKGTGNMELHLSRKIAEKRVFPAIDFNRSGTRKEDLLTTPDELQKMWILRKILNPMGEVEAMEFLIDKLAVAKTNEEFFEIMKRS, encoded by the coding sequence ATGCATTTAACAGAACTTAAAAATATGCCTGTTTCCGAGCTGGTAAAACTCGGTGAAGAACAAATGGGTTTAGAAAATCTAGCCCGTTTACGCAAGCAAGATATTGTTTTCGCTATCCTAAAACAACACGCCAAAAGCGGTGAGGATATTTTCGGTGGGGGTGTGTTAGAAATCCTGCCTGATGGCTTTGGTTTCTTACGTTCCGCTGACAGCTCCTACCTTGCTGGCCCTGATGATATCTATGTTTCTCCAAGCCAAATTCGCCGTTTCAATTTACAAACTGGGGATAAAATTGAAGGAAAAATTCGTCCGCCAAAAGAAGGGGAACGTTATTTTGCTTTGCTAAAAGTGGATCAAGTTAATGATGACAAACCTGAAGTTTCACGCAGCAAAATTTTATTTGAAAATTTAACCCCACTTCACGCCAATTCACGTTTAAGAATGGAACGTGGTAACGGTTCAACAGAAGATTTAACCGCGCGTATTTTAGATTTAGCCTCCCCTATCGGGAAAGGACAACGTGGCTTGATTGTTGCCCCACCAAAAGCGGGGAAAACAATGTTGCTACAAAATATTGCACAGAGCATTACCCATAACTATCCAGAATGTGTGCTTATCGTGTTATTAATTGACGAACGTCCAGAAGAAGTAACGGAAATGCAACGCTCAGTAAAAGGCGAAGTGATTGCTTCAACCTTTGATGAACCCGCTTCACGCCACGTTCAAGTTGCCGAAATGGTTATCGAAAAAGCAAAACGTTTAGTTGAACATAAAAAAGATGTAGTGATTTTATTAGATAGTATCACGCGTCTTGCCCGAGCTTATAACACCGTAACCCCTGCTTCAGGTAAAATCCTTTCTGGTGGTGTAGATGCCAATGCGTTACATCGTCCAAAACGTTTCTTCGGTGCAGCGCGTAACGTGGAAGAAGGCGGAAGTTTAACCATTATTGCGACCGCACTTGTAGATACAGGGTCAAAAATGGATGAAGTGATCTTCGAAGAATTTAAAGGTACGGGGAATATGGAGCTACATCTTTCGCGTAAAATCGCTGAAAAACGCGTGTTCCCAGCCATTGACTTTAACCGTTCAGGCACGCGTAAAGAAGACTTACTCACCACCCCTGACGAACTACAAAAAATGTGGATTCTACGCAAAATCCTTAATCCAATGGGTGAAGTGGAAGCAATGGAATTCCTTATTGATAAACTCGCCGTTGCCAAAACCAACGAAGAGTTTTTCGAGATTATGAAGCGTTCTTAA
- the lipA gene encoding lipoyl synthase, with product MATPFKMERGVKYRDAAKTSIIPVKNIDPNQPLLKKPEWMKIKLPANSAKIDSIKNGMRRHGLHSVCEEASCPNLHECFNHGTATFMILGAICTRRCPFCDVAHGKPLPPDPDEPRKLAETIQDMKLRYVVITSVDRDDLPDRGAGHFAECVKEIRALNPGIKIEILVPDFRGRIEQALEKLKDNPPDVFNHNLENVPRLYRDIRPGADYEWSLKLLREFKAMFPDIPTKSGLMVGLGETNEEILQVMQDLRTNGVTMLTLGQYLQPSRHHLPVARYVPPEEFDEFRDKANEMGFEHAACGPFVRSSYHADLQASGKLVK from the coding sequence ATGGCAACGCCTTTTAAAATGGAACGTGGCGTAAAATATCGTGATGCCGCAAAAACTTCCATTATCCCAGTAAAAAATATTGATCCCAACCAGCCTTTATTGAAAAAGCCTGAGTGGATGAAAATCAAACTGCCAGCCAATTCAGCAAAAATTGATAGCATCAAAAATGGAATGCGCCGCCACGGCTTGCATTCTGTGTGTGAAGAAGCCTCTTGCCCCAACTTGCACGAATGTTTTAACCACGGCACGGCAACCTTTATGATCTTAGGCGCAATTTGTACGCGCCGCTGCCCATTCTGTGATGTGGCACACGGCAAGCCTTTACCACCTGATCCTGACGAACCACGCAAATTAGCCGAAACTATTCAGGATATGAAATTACGTTATGTGGTGATCACTTCAGTGGATCGTGACGATCTGCCTGACCGTGGTGCAGGCCACTTCGCCGAATGTGTGAAAGAAATCCGCGCGCTTAATCCAGGGATCAAAATTGAAATCCTTGTGCCTGATTTCCGTGGACGCATCGAACAAGCGCTAGAAAAATTAAAAGATAATCCACCAGATGTGTTCAACCACAATTTGGAAAATGTGCCACGCTTGTATCGTGATATTCGCCCAGGGGCAGATTATGAATGGTCGCTCAAATTATTGCGTGAGTTCAAAGCAATGTTCCCTGATATTCCAACCAAATCAGGCTTAATGGTGGGCTTAGGCGAAACCAACGAAGAAATCTTACAAGTGATGCAAGATTTACGCACCAACGGCGTAACAATGCTCACACTCGGACAATATTTGCAACCAAGCCGCCATCACTTACCGGTAGCGCGCTATGTTCCGCCTGAAGAATTTGATGAGTTCCGTGATAAAGCCAACGAAATGGGGTTTGAACACGCCGCCTGCGGACCTTTCGTGCGTTCTTCTTACCACGCGGACTTACAAGCCAGCGGTAAATTAGTGAAATAA
- the lipB gene encoding lipoyl(octanoyl) transferase LipB — translation MTQSIIIRQLGVQDYQEIWHKMQQFTDNRDENTQDEIWLVQHPAVFTQGSAGKPEHLLQQSAIPVVQSDRGGQITYHGLGQQVMYVLIDIKRLKAQGKDLNVRQLVTALEQSVVQTLADYGIEGYPKADAPGVYVDGKKICSLGLRIRKGCSFHGLALNINMDLTPFLYINPCGYAGLEMCQMADFIPQQEAQPDKVSPKLVTHFTQLLGYNSVTNS, via the coding sequence ATGACCCAATCCATTATTATCCGCCAACTTGGCGTGCAAGATTATCAAGAAATTTGGCATAAAATGCAGCAATTTACTGATAATCGTGATGAAAATACCCAAGATGAAATCTGGCTCGTTCAGCACCCAGCAGTGTTCACCCAAGGCTCTGCGGGCAAGCCTGAACATTTATTGCAACAAAGCGCGATCCCTGTGGTGCAATCGGATCGTGGCGGACAAATCACCTATCACGGATTGGGTCAGCAAGTTATGTATGTGTTGATCGACATCAAACGCCTGAAAGCGCAAGGCAAAGATCTCAATGTACGCCAACTGGTTACCGCCCTTGAGCAATCGGTGGTGCAAACGCTGGCAGATTACGGCATTGAAGGCTATCCCAAAGCCGATGCACCAGGGGTGTATGTGGACGGCAAAAAAATCTGCTCGCTCGGTTTACGCATTCGCAAAGGCTGTTCTTTCCACGGTTTAGCGCTAAATATTAATATGGATCTTACGCCTTTCTTATACATTAACCCCTGTGGTTATGCAGGGCTTGAAATGTGTCAAATGGCAGATTTTATCCCGCAACAAGAAGCACAGCCAGACAAGGTTTCGCCCAAATTAGTTACACACTTCACCCAATTATTGGGGTATAATTCCGTAACAAATTCTTAA
- the ybeD gene encoding DUF493 family protein YbeD: MAEQEKVVKLEDIPQKQLKDLLEFPCDFTFKVVGANRPDLADDVIAVVQKYAKGDYNPRENVSGKGTYKSISVDIVAENIEQVETLYSELAKINGVRMVL, from the coding sequence ATGGCAGAACAAGAAAAAGTCGTAAAACTTGAAGATATTCCACAAAAGCAACTTAAAGATCTTTTAGAATTTCCCTGTGATTTCACCTTTAAAGTGGTGGGAGCCAACCGACCTGATTTAGCCGATGATGTGATCGCTGTGGTACAAAAATATGCCAAAGGTGATTATAATCCGCGTGAAAATGTCAGCGGAAAAGGCACATACAAATCGATTTCAGTGGATATTGTGGCTGAAAATATTGAGCAAGTGGAAACCCTTTATAGCGAACTTGCCAAAATTAACGGCGTAAGAATGGTGCTTTAA
- a CDS encoding serine hydrolase produces the protein MLKQIVKKTKIAFLTATLGASQNLFAEDIQYGIAAPQLNAQTYILMDYNSGAVLAAFNPDQRQYPASLTKMMTSYVVGDALKQGKIHDSDMVTIGNSAWGKNFPGSSKMFLNLNQQVSVADLNRGIIVVSGNDACVAMAEHVSGSTQNFINAMNKYVEQFGLKNTHFTTVHGLDDENQYSSARDMALIGAHIIRDLPEEYKIYAEKEFTFNKIRQPNRNGLLWDKTLKVDGMKTGHTDKAGYNLVASALGNGNMRLISVVMGVPTYKGREIESKKLLQWGFANFETFKALEANKTVSEQSVYYGDNSKVQLGVLQDQFITLPKGRQAEVKARYDLDKKYLEAPLAKGQVVGKITYQLDGKDIAKVDLQVMNNIEEGGFFGKIWDWLVLTVKSLFS, from the coding sequence ATGTTAAAACAAATTGTTAAGAAAACAAAGATCGCATTTTTAACTGCCACATTAGGCGCAAGCCAAAATCTTTTTGCAGAAGATATTCAATACGGCATTGCCGCACCACAACTTAATGCGCAAACCTATATTTTAATGGATTACAATTCTGGTGCAGTGTTAGCGGCATTTAACCCTGATCAACGCCAATATCCAGCTTCACTCACCAAAATGATGACAAGCTATGTGGTCGGCGATGCGTTAAAACAAGGTAAAATCCACGATTCAGATATGGTTACCATTGGTAATAGCGCTTGGGGTAAAAATTTCCCGGGTTCATCAAAAATGTTCCTAAATTTAAACCAACAGGTTTCCGTTGCCGATCTTAATCGCGGGATCATTGTGGTATCAGGCAATGATGCTTGCGTGGCAATGGCGGAACACGTTTCAGGCTCAACACAAAATTTCATCAATGCAATGAATAAATATGTGGAACAGTTTGGCCTAAAAAATACCCATTTCACCACCGTACACGGCTTAGATGACGAAAATCAATATTCTTCCGCCCGTGATATGGCACTAATTGGCGCGCATATCATTCGTGATTTACCTGAAGAATACAAAATCTATGCGGAAAAAGAATTCACTTTCAACAAAATCCGCCAACCAAATCGCAATGGCTTATTGTGGGATAAAACCCTTAAAGTTGATGGTATGAAAACAGGGCATACCGACAAAGCAGGCTACAACCTTGTAGCTTCTGCATTGGGCAACGGCAATATGCGTTTAATTTCGGTGGTGATGGGCGTACCAACTTACAAAGGCCGTGAAATTGAAAGCAAAAAATTATTGCAATGGGGATTTGCTAACTTTGAAACCTTCAAAGCCTTAGAAGCCAACAAAACCGTTTCTGAACAAAGCGTTTATTATGGCGATAACAGCAAAGTGCAACTTGGCGTGTTGCAAGATCAATTTATCACCTTGCCAAAAGGTCGCCAAGCGGAAGTGAAAGCCCGTTATGATTTAGACAAAAAATACCTTGAAGCGCCATTGGCGAAAGGCCAAGTGGTGGGCAAAATCACCTATCAGCTTGATGGTAAAGACATTGCTAAAGTAGATTTACAAGTAATGAACAATATTGAAGAAGGCGGTTTCTTCGGCAAAATCTGGGATTGGTTAGTGCTAACTGTAAAAAGTTTATTCAGCTAA
- a CDS encoding septal ring lytic transglycosylase RlpA family protein, with protein MKMKFTFLLKLSAALVFLVASVSSQAETHKLYGVKGAALTHKPVSEKNYSYVVKGVTYSTKHKKDAKHYRQEGVASYYHRMFAGRKTSNGEYYNPNSYTAAHKTLPLNSYALVTNLRNGKKVVVRINDRGPFVKGRIIDLSRKAANQLGIVHSGLGKVRVEAMYVDRNGKISGAGANSLAKMAKTAEAKKRLVVSPNASKGKSAVNSKKISSGYQLKMLDLSKSQAQEIVKKAKKMKINAQMISHKKKYEVRFGAVKTKKQAQTLKSKLHRLNRTKPIVISSYKN; from the coding sequence ATGAAAATGAAATTTACCTTCTTACTTAAACTTAGCGCGGCACTTGTATTTTTAGTTGCCAGCGTAAGCAGCCAAGCAGAAACGCACAAGTTATATGGCGTAAAAGGCGCAGCCTTAACACATAAACCTGTTAGCGAAAAAAATTATTCTTATGTCGTCAAAGGGGTAACCTATAGCACCAAACATAAGAAAGATGCGAAACATTATCGTCAAGAAGGCGTTGCCAGTTACTATCACAGAATGTTTGCTGGGCGCAAAACGTCAAATGGCGAATATTACAATCCAAACAGTTACACCGCCGCTCATAAAACTTTACCCCTAAACTCTTATGCACTGGTTACTAACCTGCGTAACGGCAAAAAAGTAGTGGTGCGAATTAATGATCGTGGCCCGTTCGTAAAAGGCAGAATTATCGATCTTTCACGCAAAGCGGCAAATCAGCTAGGTATCGTACATAGTGGCTTAGGTAAAGTACGCGTTGAAGCGATGTATGTTGATCGTAATGGGAAAATCTCAGGTGCGGGCGCAAATTCTTTAGCCAAAATGGCAAAAACGGCGGAAGCTAAAAAACGTCTGGTGGTTTCACCTAACGCAAGCAAAGGAAAAAGTGCGGTTAATTCTAAGAAAATTTCTTCTGGTTATCAGCTAAAAATGCTCGATTTAAGCAAATCTCAAGCGCAAGAAATCGTGAAAAAAGCGAAAAAGATGAAAATTAACGCACAAATGATTTCCCATAAGAAAAAATATGAAGTACGCTTTGGCGCAGTAAAAACTAAGAAACAGGCACAAACGCTAAAAAGCAAATTACACCGCCTTAATCGCACCAAACCAATTGTGATTTCTAGCTATAAAAACTAA
- the rodA gene encoding rod shape-determining protein RodA yields the protein MSEKKIWLNLWQRLHIDFWLFIGLVIISAYGLLVLYSASGGNEMMFRNRIIQVTLGFVVMFVMAQLSPRFYQGIAPYLFGVGIVLLILVDLVGTTSKGAQRWLDLGLFRFQPSEIVKLAVPLMVAVYLGKRPLPPTLKNTFIALFIIIVPTLLVAIQPDLGTSILVSASGIFVVFLAGMSWWLILIAVIGLAGFIPIMWFYLMHDYQRTRVLTLLDPEKDPLGAGYHILQSKIAIGSGGIWGKGWMQGTQSQLEFLPEPHTDFIFAVLSEEHGMVGFAILMCLYLFIVARGLMIGVEAQNAFGRTLVGALTLIFFVYVFVNIGMVSGILPVVGVPLPLMSYGGTSFVTLMAGFGLIMSIHTHKEHFFKGTK from the coding sequence ATGAGTGAAAAGAAAATCTGGCTCAACTTGTGGCAGCGTTTACACATTGATTTCTGGTTATTTATTGGTCTTGTGATTATTTCCGCCTATGGGTTATTAGTGCTATACAGTGCTTCTGGTGGCAATGAAATGATGTTCCGCAACCGTATCATTCAAGTTACCCTTGGCTTTGTGGTGATGTTTGTGATGGCACAGCTTTCCCCGCGTTTTTATCAGGGCATCGCCCCTTATTTATTTGGTGTGGGCATAGTATTGCTGATTTTAGTGGATTTGGTGGGAACAACCAGTAAAGGCGCACAGCGTTGGTTAGATCTCGGCTTGTTCCGTTTTCAGCCTTCGGAAATCGTCAAATTGGCCGTGCCATTAATGGTGGCGGTGTATTTAGGCAAACGTCCGCTTCCGCCCACTTTAAAAAATACCTTTATCGCACTCTTTATTATTATTGTGCCTACCCTATTGGTTGCCATTCAGCCTGATTTAGGCACATCAATTCTGGTAAGTGCGTCTGGAATTTTCGTTGTTTTTCTGGCTGGAATGAGCTGGTGGCTGATTTTAATTGCGGTGATTGGTCTGGCTGGTTTTATCCCTATAATGTGGTTTTACCTAATGCACGATTATCAACGCACAAGGGTGCTAACCTTACTTGATCCAGAAAAAGATCCCCTTGGCGCGGGTTATCATATTTTGCAATCAAAAATTGCCATTGGTTCAGGCGGTATTTGGGGCAAAGGTTGGATGCAAGGCACGCAATCCCAACTAGAATTTTTGCCTGAACCCCATACCGATTTTATCTTTGCCGTATTAAGTGAAGAACACGGAATGGTTGGCTTTGCCATTTTGATGTGCCTTTATTTATTTATTGTGGCAAGAGGTTTGATGATTGGTGTTGAAGCACAAAATGCTTTCGGTCGCACTCTTGTTGGTGCATTAACGCTGATCTTTTTTGTTTATGTTTTTGTGAATATTGGAATGGTGAGCGGCATTTTACCCGTAGTGGGCGTGCCGCTTCCGTTAATGAGCTATGGAGGGACTTCTTTTGTAACATTAATGGCAGGTTTTGGCTTGATTATGTCAATCCACACCCACAAAGAACATTTTTTTAAAGGAACTAAATAA
- the mrdA gene encoding penicillin-binding protein 2, with amino-acid sequence MDLKKLLSQPTMEPIRDKKAERNLFIRRALVSFLGVLGLSAILLTNLYHLQIVNYDTYQTRSNGNRIKLLPLPPTRGLIYDRYGKLLAENLTFFGLYIVPEKVENLDRTFEQLKQMVGLNEDDIANFKKERRRSSRYTSILLKPDLTEEQIARFAVNQHQFPSLSVKPYFKRHYLYGEPLTHILGYVAKINDKDVERLKKEDKYANYAGSHNIGKLGIERYYEEQLHGEVGFEEVEINNRGKVIRKLREQPAVAGKSIHLTIDLELQRYITDLLAGHKGAVVVLDPKDSSILAMVSTPSYDNNLFVDGISGKDYKRLLEDPERPLYSRVTQGAYPPASTVKPFIAVAGLQEALITPSTTVFDPGYWMLPNSTKRFRDWKKSGHGYTDLNKAITESSDTYFYQLAYNMGIDKLSGWMKAFGFGLPTGLDIREETSAIMPSREWKQKRYKKPWLQGDTISVGIGQGYWTATPLQVAKALAILINNGKVNTPHLMKGVEGSFFEPYKDPLLYPDIEANDSYWAQAKRGMYNVINASNGTGRKAFAGTNYHVAGKSGTAQVFSLKENQTYNAKSLSKELHDHAWFIGYAPYENPKIVVSVILENAGGGGSNAGPVVRKIMDYYLNQRLPQVSQMENKQNETQPQQEETE; translated from the coding sequence ATGGATTTAAAGAAATTGCTTTCTCAGCCAACAATGGAACCGATCCGCGATAAAAAAGCGGAGCGCAACCTGTTTATTCGCCGCGCCTTGGTGTCTTTTTTAGGCGTGCTTGGGCTGTCTGCAATTTTACTCACCAATTTATATCATCTGCAAATCGTCAATTATGACACTTATCAAACCCGTTCTAACGGTAACCGTATCAAATTATTGCCGCTGCCACCAACACGCGGTTTGATTTACGATCGCTATGGCAAATTGCTTGCCGAAAATCTCACCTTTTTTGGCTTATATATCGTGCCAGAAAAAGTAGAAAATTTAGACCGCACTTTTGAACAGCTCAAGCAAATGGTGGGCTTAAATGAAGACGATATTGCGAATTTTAAGAAAGAACGCCGCCGTTCTTCGCGCTATACGTCCATTTTACTCAAGCCTGATCTCACTGAAGAACAGATCGCACGTTTTGCGGTAAATCAGCATCAATTCCCGAGTTTATCCGTTAAACCTTATTTTAAACGTCATTATTTATACGGCGAACCGCTCACCCATATTTTAGGTTATGTGGCAAAAATTAATGATAAAGATGTGGAACGCCTGAAAAAAGAAGACAAATACGCCAATTATGCTGGCTCGCACAATATCGGCAAGCTCGGTATCGAACGCTATTACGAAGAACAATTACACGGTGAAGTGGGCTTTGAAGAAGTAGAAATTAACAACCGTGGTAAGGTGATCCGTAAACTGCGCGAACAGCCTGCGGTGGCGGGCAAAAGCATTCATCTCACCATTGATTTAGAATTGCAACGTTATATCACTGATCTGTTAGCGGGGCATAAAGGCGCGGTGGTGGTGCTAGATCCAAAAGATAGCAGCATTTTAGCGATGGTTTCAACCCCAAGTTATGACAATAACCTTTTCGTAGATGGCATTTCAGGTAAAGATTACAAACGCCTGCTTGAAGATCCTGAGCGTCCGCTTTATAGCCGCGTTACGCAAGGAGCTTATCCGCCCGCTTCTACGGTAAAACCGTTTATTGCAGTAGCTGGGTTGCAAGAAGCCTTGATCACGCCAAGCACAACGGTGTTTGATCCGGGCTATTGGATGTTGCCAAATAGCACTAAACGTTTCCGTGACTGGAAAAAATCAGGCCACGGCTATACAGATCTCAATAAAGCGATTACCGAATCTTCCGATACCTACTTTTATCAGCTCGCTTACAATATGGGGATTGATAAACTTTCTGGTTGGATGAAAGCCTTTGGTTTTGGTCTGCCAACGGGTTTAGATATTCGTGAAGAAACCTCGGCAATTATGCCTTCGCGCGAGTGGAAACAAAAACGCTATAAAAAACCTTGGCTGCAAGGTGATACCATTTCCGTGGGTATTGGACAAGGCTATTGGACAGCAACGCCATTGCAAGTGGCAAAAGCTTTGGCCATCTTGATTAATAATGGCAAGGTAAATACACCGCACTTAATGAAAGGGGTAGAAGGCTCTTTCTTTGAACCTTACAAAGATCCCTTGTTATATCCCGACATTGAAGCCAATGATAGCTATTGGGCGCAAGCCAAACGCGGTATGTATAACGTGATTAATGCGAGCAACGGGACAGGGCGTAAAGCCTTTGCTGGCACGAACTATCACGTTGCAGGAAAATCAGGCACGGCGCAGGTTTTCAGCTTAAAAGAAAACCAAACCTATAACGCAAAATCGCTGAGCAAAGAATTGCACGATCACGCGTGGTTCATTGGCTACGCCCCTTATGAAAATCCGAAAATTGTGGTTTCTGTGATTTTAGAAAATGCCGGTGGCGGCGGTAGCAACGCAGGCCCAGTGGTAAGAAAAATTATGGATTATTATCTTAATCAGCGTCTTCCACAAGTAAGTCAAATGGAAAATAAACAGAACGAAACACAACCCCAACAAGAGGAAACAGAATAA
- the rlmH gene encoding 23S rRNA (pseudouridine(1915)-N(3))-methyltransferase RlmH yields MKIQLIAVGTKMPAWVTTGFEEYQRRFPKDMPFELIEIPAGKRGKNADIKRILEQEGKAMLAACGRNKIVTLDIPGKPWTTEQLAQQLEGWKNDGRDLCLLIGGPEGLSPECKAAAEQSWSLSPLTLPHPLVRVVVAESLYRAWSITTNHPYHRE; encoded by the coding sequence ATGAAGATCCAATTAATTGCGGTAGGCACAAAAATGCCAGCTTGGGTAACCACAGGCTTTGAAGAATATCAACGCCGTTTCCCAAAGGATATGCCCTTTGAGCTAATCGAAATCCCTGCGGGCAAACGTGGCAAAAATGCAGACATTAAACGCATTTTGGAGCAAGAGGGCAAAGCAATGCTGGCGGCTTGTGGGCGAAATAAGATTGTTACCTTAGACATTCCCGGTAAGCCTTGGACAACCGAACAACTGGCACAACAGCTGGAGGGTTGGAAAAATGATGGACGAGATTTATGCCTATTGATCGGCGGGCCTGAAGGTTTATCGCCAGAATGTAAAGCTGCCGCCGAACAAAGCTGGTCGCTTTCCCCTTTAACCTTACCCCACCCTTTAGTGCGCGTGGTGGTGGCAGAGAGTTTGTATCGTGCTTGGTCGATTACTACCAATCACCCTTATCATCGAGAGTAA
- the rsfS gene encoding ribosome silencing factor, which yields MTTLVDFLINKLDDLKAVDILHLDVQGKSSVTDNMIICTGTSSRQISSLAQKLIDESKQAGFESFGEEGKATADWVVVDFGQAMVHIMQADSREMYQLEKLWG from the coding sequence ATGACAACATTAGTAGATTTTTTAATTAACAAATTAGACGATTTAAAAGCCGTTGATATTTTACATTTAGATGTGCAAGGCAAATCAAGCGTAACGGACAATATGATTATTTGCACAGGCACATCAAGTCGCCAGATTAGTTCTTTGGCGCAAAAACTGATTGATGAAAGCAAGCAAGCGGGTTTTGAATCCTTCGGTGAAGAGGGCAAAGCTACTGCCGATTGGGTGGTGGTCGATTTCGGGCAAGCGATGGTGCATATTATGCAAGCAGACAGCCGCGAAATGTATCAATTAGAGAAACTTTGGGGCTAA
- the rhlB gene encoding ATP-dependent RNA helicase RhlB translates to MQNNHLTQQRFADLPLNPSVLQCLEKNGFEYCTPIQALSLPITLAGRDVAGQAQTGTGKTMAFLTATFHHLLSENSQHNAKQPRALILAPTRELAVQISNDGTALSQATGLKMGLAYGGDGYDKQLKVIEQGIDILIGTTGRVIDYVKQGIIRLTDIEVVVLDEADRMFDLGFIKDIRYLLRKCPPPAERLTMLFSATLSYKVRELAFEDMNDPEYVEVEPLQKTGHRIKEELFYPSNQDKMALLMTLLEEEWPERCIIFANTKHRCEEIWGYLAADGHRVGLLTGDVAQKKRLALLQQFTEGKLDILVATDVAARGLHIPDVTHVFNYDLPDDREDYVHRIGRTGRAGESGVSISFACEEYAMNLPAIEEYIGHSIPVSQYDPQALLSDLPKPYRKRTGQSHYQNNKRNFKKRY, encoded by the coding sequence ATGCAAAATAATCATTTAACTCAGCAACGTTTTGCTGATTTACCGCTAAATCCAAGCGTATTACAGTGTTTAGAAAAAAACGGTTTTGAATACTGCACGCCAATCCAAGCCCTTTCTTTGCCAATCACCCTTGCAGGGCGTGATGTAGCAGGGCAAGCGCAAACAGGCACAGGCAAAACAATGGCCTTTCTCACCGCTACCTTTCATCATTTATTAAGCGAAAATTCGCAGCATAATGCCAAGCAACCGCGAGCGTTAATTTTAGCGCCCACGCGCGAGCTTGCGGTGCAAATTAGCAATGATGGCACCGCGCTCTCACAAGCCACTGGGCTAAAAATGGGGCTAGCTTATGGGGGCGATGGCTACGATAAACAGCTTAAAGTGATTGAGCAAGGCATTGATATTTTAATTGGCACAACAGGACGCGTGATTGATTACGTCAAACAAGGCATTATTCGTTTAACGGATATTGAAGTGGTAGTGCTAGATGAAGCAGATCGAATGTTCGATCTAGGCTTTATCAAAGATATTCGCTACTTACTGCGGAAATGTCCGCCCCCTGCTGAACGCTTAACAATGCTCTTTTCCGCGACTCTTTCTTATAAAGTGCGTGAACTTGCCTTTGAAGATATGAATGATCCTGAATATGTGGAAGTTGAGCCACTGCAAAAAACAGGCCACCGCATTAAAGAAGAACTGTTTTATCCGTCTAACCAAGACAAAATGGCGTTATTAATGACGTTGTTGGAAGAAGAATGGCCAGAGCGTTGCATTATTTTCGCCAACACCAAACATCGCTGCGAAGAAATTTGGGGCTATTTAGCCGCTGATGGGCATCGTGTGGGGCTACTCACAGGCGATGTGGCACAGAAAAAACGCCTTGCCTTATTGCAACAATTCACTGAAGGCAAATTAGATATTTTAGTGGCCACCGATGTTGCCGCGCGTGGCTTGCATATTCCAGATGTTACGCACGTTTTCAACTATGATTTGCCCGATGATCGCGAAGATTATGTGCATCGCATTGGACGCACAGGGCGCGCAGGCGAAAGCGGCGTTTCCATTAGTTTTGCTTGTGAAGAATATGCAATGAATTTACCTGCCATTGAAGAATATATTGGCCACTCCATTCCTGTGAGCCAATATGATCCGCAAGCGCTACTCAGTGATTTGCCGAAACCTTACCGCAAACGCACTGGACAAAGCCATTATCAAAATAATAAACGCAATTTCAAAAAGCGTTATTAA